The Terriglobia bacterium DNA segment CGATCTTCGATGCCGTAAATCAACAACTCGGGCTGAAGCTCGCTCCGAAAAACGCGCCCGCGCCGGTGCTTGTGGTCGATCGCGTGAATGAGAAGCCAATCCCCAATCCTCCCGATACCGAGAAACTGCTGCCGCCGCGCGCGGTTCAATTCGAAGTCGCGGACCTCAAGCCGAGCCCGCCCGGCCAGGTGAACGCCTCGCGGGTTTTTCATGACCGTTATGAATTGCGCGCTCGCACGCTGGGCCCTCTGATCATCGACGCGTTCGATATCCCCGGCTCGCCGATGTACACGTCGGACCTGATTGCCGGTACACCGAAGTGGGTCTGCTATCGTTCAGATTGCGGTCCGCGTTATGACATTACGGCAAAACTTCCCGACGATATGATCGGGCCCGCGGGGGACGCGTGGAGCGATGATCTGCGGCTGATGCTGCGCAACCTGCTGATTGAACGATTCGGGATCAAATTCCACTACGAAGACCGGCCCGTCCCCGCGTATACGCTGGTCTCGGCGAAACCGAAAATGAAGAAGGCCGACCCGTCACATCGCGCGAGCTGCAAGGAAGCCCGCGTGATCGCCAACGACCCGAGAGATTCGAATCCGCGGCTCGACCGGCTCCTCACGTGTCAAAACGTCACCATGACTCAGTTCGCCGCGGGCCTGCAGAGACTCGCTCCCATCGAACTGGAAACGCCCGCCGAGAACGCCACGAAACTCGAGGGGGCGTGGGATTTCACGCTTAGTTTCAGCAGCCCGCAGTTCTTATCGAGCCAAGCCATGGGCGAGAACGCGCCCGACGCGAATGGCGCGATCTCACTCCAGGATGCAATCAGCAAGCAACTTGGGCTGAAGCTCGAAAGACGCCAACGCCCCGTGCCCGTCCTGGTCATCGATCACATCGAAGAAAAGCCGGCGGACAACTGAGCTGGAATAAAATATGCGCGCTGTGCGGAGCTTTGTTGTGAATTAAGAGCCCGATATTCTTGGCAACTCCGGGAGATTTTTGACATCCGTCGGGCACCTGGTTTTGCTGATAAAGATGTGCCAATTCCACGGATGTGTCGAATTGTGTGGCAGGAAATCAAAATCTTCGCCGGAAGATTTTCGACATCGCTTGGGCGGCAGGTTTTTCATCGATTGTTTCGTGGTGCCGGCCGCTTTTGGAATTCCATCGCCCGGCCGCCGAATCTTTGGCCGGAAATCCGAGCTTCCGCCGGCACGATCGATTTGCAGGCTGGAAAACAAATGCTGCTCATGCATAAGAAAAATGTCCGCGAGATTCGGCGTTTATCTGCTGCGCGCAGAAAAGATTCGCTGGAAATATCGAACCTCGACAGGATTTTCTCCGCTGCCGGCCGCCGGTCAAACGTTCTCCTGAAAATCGCGTTTTTCTGCGGAAGTGCTGGAGTTGTCGGCGGCATTTCGCCTTTTTCGCTGGAGATGGAAATCGTCAGCCGGAAATTCAAAAGAATCGCTGGAAATCCCCCGAAGTCCCGGAACTTTTCTGCTCGTGCGGAAAGTTTCAGATCTTCAGCTGAAGTTTTGAATCTTCAGCCAGAAAGCCGAAACTTCGGCTGCAGTTTTGATTTTCCGGCCGACGACTTCGTTTTCCGCCGGCGGCCTGGATTTTCGGCTGAACTTTTCAATTTTCCGGAAATGCCGTCGACGGTCCGCTGAAGATTTAGATTTTCGCGCGGCAATTCAAATCTTCACCAGACAAGTTTGCCCTCCGCCGGAAGATTTCAATTTTCGGTGGACATCGCAGATTTTCGGCGACAAAACCAATTTTCCGCCTAGCTTTTGAATTGTTCCGCTGAGGTTTCGAATTTCCAGCGGAACGCCCGGCGTTCGGACGAAGATTTGAATTTTCGGCCACGGTTTTCGATTTTCCCGAGTTGTTTTGAATTTTCAGCGGAACTTTTGAAACTTCGGCAACATTTTTAATTTTTCCCGGGATTCGATTTTTTTGCCTCCTGGCGGAGCCGCCCGCCGCGAAAAAAAAGGGGAATCCGGCCAGAGTTCTCAATTGCTTGAGAATCGGCCGGATTCCATCGAGTCGGATTCCATCGAGTCGGATTCCGTGCGCGGCGGCTGCGTGCGATGGTGCCAGAACACCGAATTCGTGGAGGCGAGCGACACCAAGCCGTAGCGGAATTTGATCGGAATTTCCGTCACTGCGCTTGCCGGTGCCATTCCTTTAATATGTAGGAGGGTTAATGGCAGACACTAAGACCATAATTGAGCAGGCGTATTCCGCATTCAACAACCGGGACATTGACGGTGCATTAGCGCTGATGGCGCAAGACGTGAGCTGGCCCAAGGCTTCAGAGGGCGGCAAGATTATCGGAAAAGAAGAGATCCGTGCCTATTGGACTCGACAATGGGTTGAGTTCGATCCCCATGTCGAACCGCTCGCAATGACCGAGGAAGACGGAGGCAAGACCCGCGTCAAGGTGCACCAACTCGTCAAAAACCTTCAAGGGAATGTTCTTTCGGACAGCCAGGTTATCCACATATTCACTATAAGCGGTGGTCTTATCGCAGCCATGGACCTCGGGGATGAGGCCGAAACAACCGCTGGTCCGTCTGGCGCCTTCCCACATCGATCCTGATTGGCCATCCACCCTGGTGCGTGAGTGTGGTCACATTGGACAAGGATTTTGCCGGCCTCGTTCTGCTTCGTGGAGAACTCCCCCCATTAATTTGGATGAGATGCGGCAATAGAACCCGTGGCAAGCAGTTAAGCATCGGCCGGAATCACACGTTTCGGTGTGGAGTTTTTCGCGGCGGTTTGTGCGGTTTGCGGTGAAAGATATGGCGTTTGATCCAGTTCCGGTGCTCCACCACCTCAACGCCTGCACTGCCGGCCGGTCCCGCCACAGCCCCCGCCGCGATCGGCGCCGCAATTTTCGCGACCGCTTTCGTTCGCCTGGTGCCGCCGGCCTTGAGATCTTTCCTATATTTGGCCGCACCTACGGCAGCACTCCCTGCCGGCCCGGCGGCCTCTCCGGCAGCGAATCCGGCACCTGCCCACCCGCCTTTCTTTATCAATTTCTTCCGGCGGGTGTGACGGTGCTTCACAACCCGATGTTGGGCCTGCGTCGTGTCCGCCATCGTGACAAACGATGTGGTTCCCACTAGTGCGGCCAGCAGAAGCCCGACCGCGGGAAGCCGTCTGATTTTCATTATAAAAACATAGCTGC contains these protein-coding regions:
- a CDS encoding TIGR03435 family protein, producing the protein MSSSKKALVCLAGAATAGLLIFIAMWSAPEVLAQAPVASQKVTRSQPRFEAADVHLSPPANNPYNYASGGVLRGERYDLRKATMLDLIKMAWNVDPDTVFGGPNWLEFDRFDIYTKAPPETPPETIRLMLQALLRDRFGLVVHEDTRPLPAFALTVGEDKPKMTESNGSTVPGCQYQPAVSGFLVNVCRNITMDALAQRLRQIAPDYLAAPVVNETGLEGTWDFDLKWNTRSRIPQPDATRTTIFDAVNQQLGLKLAPKNAPAPVLVVDRVNEKPIPNPPDTEKLLPPRAVQFEVADLKPSPPGQVNASRVFHDRYELRARTLGPLIIDAFDIPGSPMYTSDLIAGTPKWVCYRSDCGPRYDITAKLPDDMIGPAGDAWSDDLRLMLRNLLIERFGIKFHYEDRPVPAYTLVSAKPKMKKADPSHRASCKEARVIANDPRDSNPRLDRLLTCQNVTMTQFAAGLQRLAPIELETPAENATKLEGAWDFTLSFSSPQFLSSQAMGENAPDANGAISLQDAISKQLGLKLERRQRPVPVLVIDHIEEKPADN
- a CDS encoding nuclear transport factor 2 family protein is translated as MADTKTIIEQAYSAFNNRDIDGALALMAQDVSWPKASEGGKIIGKEEIRAYWTRQWVEFDPHVEPLAMTEEDGGKTRVKVHQLVKNLQGNVLSDSQVIHIFTISGGLIAAMDLGDEAETTAGPSGAFPHRS